The Cloacibacillus sp. An23 genomic interval CCCCAACGGGGCCGGCAAGAGCACGCTGCTCAAGTGCGCGGGCGGGCTTGTGCGCGGGTGGAGCGGCGAGGCGCGGATTTTCGGCGAGCCGGTCGCCGCGATGACGCCGCGTGCCGTCGCCCGCCGCGTCGCTTGGGTGCATCAGGGGGGCGGCGAGGGGCTGCGTTACACGGTGCGCCAGTTCGTCTCGATGTCGCGCTTCGCGCTGCGTCCCGTCCTCGGAGGCGAGTCGGCCGCGGACCGCGCGGCGGTCGATGCGGCGCTTGAGACGGCGGGGGCGGCCCGGTTCGCGAAGCGGCGGCTCGCGGCTCTCTCGGGCGGCGAGCGCCAGCGCGCTTTTATAGCCGCGGCTCTCGCTCAGGAGACGGATATTCTTTTTCTTGACGAGCCGACGAGCTTTCTCGACTACCGCGGGCAGGCGGAGGCTCTCGCGCTGGTGGAGCGCCTCAACAGAGACGGCGGCAAGACGGTAGTTATGGTGACGCACGACGTGAATATCGCGCTGCGCTGCGCCGACGAGGCGCTCGCGATGAAGGACGGGCGCTCCGTGTGGCAGGGCAGCCCGCGCGAGCTGACGCGGGGCGGGCTGCTGCGCGAGCTTTTCGGCGTGGAGTTCGAGCTTTTCAGCGGCGCGGACGGGTCGCCTTACGCCTTCCTGACTGGGCCCGCGCGATGAGGGGGCGGCTTTTCGCGGCGGCTCTGCTGTCGCTCGCGGCTCTTTGCGCCGCTCCGTTCTTCGGCGCGGCGGCGGTGGATTTTCACGACGTTTTCGAGGCCGGGACGCCATCCTGCCGTATCTTCTGGGAGATGCGCGTGCCGCGCGTCCTGCTCGCGTGGCTGACGGGTGCGACGCTTTCGGTCTGCGGGCTTATTTTTCAGGCGCTTTTCAGAAATTCGCTGGCTTCGCCCGATATGCTCGGCGTTTCGTCGGGCGCGGCGCTCGGCGCTGTTTTGTATATACGTCTCGGCTTCGCCTCGGCTTTCCTCGGTGTCATCGGCGGCGGGGCGTGCGCGGCCTTCCTCGGGGCCTGCGCCGCGGTTGCGGTGCTCTGCGCCGCCGGGAGTCTCAAGCGCGGCGGGTTTTCCGCCTCCTCGCTGCTGCTCGCGGGCGTCGCGCTGAATTTCCTCTGCGGCAGCCTCAATATGATAGTCCAGTACACGGGCGGCTATACCGATTCTTTCCGTATGATGCGGTGGAGTATGGGCGGGCTGGACGCGATAGGGCCCGGCGCGCCGCTCGCGTCGCTGCCTGCGTTTATTTTCGTCGCTCTAGCGGGCTGGGCCGCCGGCCCGCAGCTCGACCTGCTCGTCTGCGGCGAGGAGCTCGCGGCGAGCCGCGGCGTTTCCGTGCGGGCGCTGCGCCGTTTTCTGTTTTTCGCCGTTTCGCTCGCCGTCGGCGTCAACGTCGCGCTCTGCGGCCCTATCGGCTTCGTTGGGCTGATGTGCCCGCATATCTGCCGCCGTCTGACTGGGTGGGCCGGGCACCGAAGCCTCTCCGTCCTCTGCGTTTTCGCGGGGGGGCTGTTCCTCGTGCTATGCGACGCCGCCGCGAGGACCCTATGGGCTCCGGCGGAGCTGCCTGCCGGCATCATTACTTCGTCGGCGGGAGCACTGTTTTTTATACGGCTTGTGATAAAGGAGGCTGATTAGATGGCGCGGCTCGGATTTCCCGGAGTTTCCCTAGGCGGCGTTTCGTGGGTGGTGTGCGGCGGCTTCGCCGAGAATATGCGCGTCCTTTCGCGTGACGTCGATGATATGCAGTTTGTGCTTTTCGACAACGCTTACGGCTCGAACATCCCGACGAAGGACGAGGTGCGGGCGCTCGCCGAGCTGCGGCGCGAGCTCAGGATGAGCTGCACCGTGCATTTTCCCGAGAACGTCTGCATGTCGCTTGACGTGTCCGAGAGACGGCGATGTGAGGATTCATGTCTGAGGACGATGGGGCTTTTCGACGAACTTGAGCCTTACGCCTACGTGCTGCACCTCTGCGGCGAACGGTACGGAAAGCGCCCGAGCGCCGATATGGAGCGCTGGCGCGAGCTGACCGTCCGTTCCGCAGAACGCATCGCAGGAGCCGCGCGCGACAGAAAGCTTATCTGCACAGAAACTCTCGACTTTGATTTCGACTATATTTGGCCGATTGTCAACGAGGTCGGAATTTCTGCCTGTATAGACATAGGACACCTCGTGATGTACGGCTATCCCGTCGAGGAACGGCTGAGGAAATATCTCAGCGCGGCGCGGGTGCTGCACATACACGGCGTGAGGCCCGACGGGACCGACCACAGCGCCATGACTTATTTCGACAAAGGGCTTTTGTTTAGAGTCCTCGATATTCTCGCCTCCGACGGGCGCCGCCGCGTTATGACGATCGAAGTCTTTGAGGA includes:
- a CDS encoding iron ABC transporter permease, whose product is MRGRLFAAALLSLAALCAAPFFGAAAVDFHDVFEAGTPSCRIFWEMRVPRVLLAWLTGATLSVCGLIFQALFRNSLASPDMLGVSSGAALGAVLYIRLGFASAFLGVIGGGACAAFLGACAAVAVLCAAGSLKRGGFSASSLLLAGVALNFLCGSLNMIVQYTGGYTDSFRMMRWSMGGLDAIGPGAPLASLPAFIFVALAGWAAGPQLDLLVCGEELAASRGVSVRALRRFLFFAVSLAVGVNVALCGPIGFVGLMCPHICRRLTGWAGHRSLSVLCVFAGGLFLVLCDAAARTLWAPAELPAGIITSSAGALFFIRLVIKEAD
- a CDS encoding ABC transporter ATP-binding protein — translated: MSAAKAVDIRGLSLSLGGVSVLKDVSCSVEAGRFLAVLGPNGAGKSTLLKCAGGLVRGWSGEARIFGEPVAAMTPRAVARRVAWVHQGGGEGLRYTVRQFVSMSRFALRPVLGGESAADRAAVDAALETAGAARFAKRRLAALSGGERQRAFIAAALAQETDILFLDEPTSFLDYRGQAEALALVERLNRDGGKTVVMVTHDVNIALRCADEALAMKDGRSVWQGSPRELTRGGLLRELFGVEFELFSGADGSPYAFLTGPAR
- the cbiR gene encoding cobamide remodeling phosphodiesterase CbiR, with translation MARLGFPGVSLGGVSWVVCGGFAENMRVLSRDVDDMQFVLFDNAYGSNIPTKDEVRALAELRRELRMSCTVHFPENVCMSLDVSERRRCEDSCLRTMGLFDELEPYAYVLHLCGERYGKRPSADMERWRELTVRSAERIAGAARDRKLICTETLDFDFDYIWPIVNEVGISACIDIGHLVMYGYPVEERLRKYLSAARVLHIHGVRPDGTDHSAMTYFDKGLLFRVLDILASDGRRRVMTIEVFEEDYGLSVDFLRKFARERAEGDLHA